TAAATCAGGAAAACAACCATTTCCCATTGGAGGACTAATTCCATCAGAAGATGGAAACGTATTTCCTCCAAAGCGTAACAAAGAAGCTCCGTCGTTTAAATGTGTAAATAACTCTTTGGGCCAATATCCAATTAATTCATCATGTACTTTTAGTATCCAATTTCCGGTGAAGCCAtcctaataaatattaaaagataaaaaaatattaaacaaaatctctcaaatttattattatatatttgatataaataagaaaagtaaaaataaactatatttaataaaaaacttcaaaaaattcTAAAGAGGAAGGATTCGAGTATTTTGAAGCAAAAACCAAATAGTTGAAATTTAAGATGTTtactataaagaaaaatatttcatcattctagtcaaataaattatttattaacaaaaactagATAACTTTTTACCTGAAAAATTTGAGGTTGAACATAAATACTCTCTTGACCACCATTAATAGAGTATCTACCAAAATACATTCCGAGCCAATTATATCGAGTAACAAGAACAAAGCCAGGACATTTTGTATTATAGCATCCAGTTTTTTTATAGCCATCTgcctaataaaataaaacataaaatagaatGTAAACAATTATGCAAGAAAAATAGATAAAAGCTAAGCAATGGTctgacattaattattttttataatcacaaaatatttgtttgtttgccaTGTATAAAGAAACATagttaagaaaacaattattttactCACAGTCCAGTATATTGTAAGTCGCGTTAAACTGTCACCATATAATCTTGGATGCACCtgtataaaattcaaaattcatgaaagtgtttgtttaaaaaaaaacatagactCAAACTCTTATTCTCCATTGGATCACAATAAATTAGTTATATTCTTAtatttgtggatacttattCTACAATTTTAAGTACCTTTTACTTGATATATACATGCTCTTCAATACAGTTTAATGTATTTAGatatacttttattatataaatgtaatatatataaatatatattttaaattttagctCTTTGTGTTAAATAGTATGACTTTGTATAAAGtgcacattttattttataattttaataacaacTTACCGTCCAACCAACTTGTATGCTATTGAGTTGACCGCGAGGTCCATTTTCTaaccaaatttgatttttactgtATTGGTTATTTTGTAGAGTTAAATTATGAATACTTATATAAGCTTCAGCTCCTCGATAGATGGTCCCATCCAATATAGTCTCAATTGTTGCAAACTGTGTATACCATAAATAAAGAAGTTGTCACTTTTAATAAAACTTTCATGTATTATAGTTACAacattagaaagaagaaaaaaatgtgatgACATATAATCATGTATTGTGCTATGAATAAGATAAATATTAAATGAgatgatttaaatatatcaataaaaccatgatagaaaaagaaaatttacatgTTGGCCAGGATACTCGATCGTGTCGAGATGAACGTTATCAGTTCCATTTCTTTGCTTTAAAATTGGTACCATTCCTTTTGGACAACTTTGATCAttcattttataattatcttttcttCTATGGATTTCATTCGAAATGAAATTTTCCTATAACATAACACACAagattaagttaaaaaaaaaagaattgcatCATGAAATATGCTCGAATCATTAAAGGTATCTTCGCCACATTTATTCATAtatgattggaaaaaaaattaactatcaAAACTGAATCTTGTGGTGTTTCAACATTGGATGTTGGAAAGCTGGTTGTTTGTATATATCCACACAATCGAAATCCTGAAAAGTTAAtagaatatttcttttattaaattgaaaatatcaaagttagAGAATAGACAAACAAAGTATAAGTTATAGAATCTCACATCCATAATTCCATTGGCCCCTAACGTTAACagcaaataagaagaaaaaacgagGGCTAGATGTAAATGTAATCCCATTTTTAAGTTTTGCTTGTATTTCTCGTTCGATTacttatcattatatatatactaataatatgagtcaactaataataaatttattgctAGTCATAACACTTACCTCTTATTAACTTACCAAATGtgtcaaagacaaaaaaagaaaaatattactaaaatttactattatatgtaaatttattgtAAATCATATCACTTTACGTTACCTCTTATTATTAGCTTAACAAAAGtgtcaaatacaaaaaataattattcaaataaaatcatctttGGTCAATGGTAACAAATTTGTTGTCAATCAAATCATTTTTGTTCAAAGATTGATATGGGCAACGTTGTGATGGTTActggaggaagaaacagagggCGTGTTGATGTGATCAAGAACCGTGAAAAGCACAAGGGAAGCTTTGAGACCATCCATATTCAAGACTCAACAGGACATGAATCTGCAACGAGGTTATGGAATGTGTTCACCCTTGGGAAAGGAACAAAGCCATGGGTGTCACTTCCGAAAGGAAAAGGTATTAAGGTTACCATCATTGGGGAAGCTAGGAAGAGACTTTGTGCTGAACAAGCCgcttaaattgtttttttgctcCTTCAGTTTcagaaaactatttttttttttttttggcatcttTTTTGTTAGTGAGTTACTTTGTTTTCATACTTTTATGTCTTTAGagttccttttgttttcttttgagattACACCTGAAGAAAAGATCCTATCAGATTATTGTGAGCTCTGTTTTTCTATGATACAAAGGCCTTGCATTTCAAAATTGGATTCTTCAACTTCTATTATTACAAATACTGAGATTATTATTGACTTcactttttatattatgtgaaaTTCACTCTTCCGTGTCTCTCTGTCATGTTACCAAATAGAAGTTCTGATCGGATATAATCACTTTCGCTCAAACCCCTAAAAAGTTCCACACAAAAAGTCACTTTCACGCAGATCATCACCTTTGTTTTCAAACCTTCCACTTCTGCTAGTTTCCCTTTTTCCTGGCTATGTAGTTGAAAACCGCAGGATCGATGAATATATGTACCCAGCCTCACAGGTCTCAGGGACGAATACAGTCAATTTATCCGTTTCTTCGTTGAGCTCATAGTTTGTAGCATCTTGTGGAAAGATAGCAACCGGTAGACCAAATTCCTTGAACAACTCAGACAATGGCTTTTGCATTTTTCCTATATAATACAAGAGTGATGCAGCATTCAATTGTCAATGAACATAGACAAAACAGGACTATGAGACTAAGCACAAATTCGAACTCGATATCAAAGATAAAGAGCATGTGAAGTCACAAAATACAAAGAAACTTATAAACCAGAACTGGAAAAACGAAAAGAATAAACCTTTGAGTTTGTTGACCAACCACTTGGTACCTCCTTCAATACTGCTAGACAATGACTGCAAGAATGAATCCAACCAAAAAACTATCATCAGTACTCAAGAAAAGTATTTGTGTCTCATTAGATCAAAAGTAATAAACTTGTTCATGATTTGTTACCATAAAATACAGATTGCAGACTTAACTATTAAAAATGGA
The sequence above is drawn from the Camelina sativa cultivar DH55 chromosome 4, Cs, whole genome shotgun sequence genome and encodes:
- the LOC109125193 gene encoding uncharacterized protein LOC109125193; the protein is MYFGRYSINGGQESIYVQPQIFQDGFTGNWILKVHDELIGYWPKELFTHLNDGASLLRFGGNTFPSSDGISPPMGNGCFPDLPESSNFLFVKAKDSNYQTVEIEDEKTRRYVDAYQCYRLYYGGYAESTGVHFNYGGPGGNCGI